A stretch of the Microcebus murinus isolate Inina chromosome 6, M.murinus_Inina_mat1.0, whole genome shotgun sequence genome encodes the following:
- the LOC105859215 gene encoding olfactory receptor 4F3/4F16/4F29-like, giving the protein MDGANHSVVSEFVFLGLTNSWEIQLLLVVLFSVFYVASMTGNSLIMLTVTTDPHLHSPMYFLLANLSFIDLGISSVTSPKMIYDLFRKRKVISFGGCIAQIFFIHVIGGVEMVLLIAMAFDRYVAICKPLHYLTIMSPRMCIFFLVAAWMTGLIHSVVQLAFVVNLPFCGPNVLDSFYCDLPWFIKLACTDTYQLEFMVIANSGFMSVLCFFILIISYIFIILTVQKHSSAGSSKALSTLSAHITVVVLFFGPLIFFYTWPSPSTHLDKFLAIFDAILTPFLNPVIYTLRNQEMKVAIWEVCRQLVNYRKIS; this is encoded by the coding sequence ATGGATGGAGCAAATCATTCTGTGGTGTCGGAGTTTGTGTTCCTGGGACTCACCAATTCCTGGGAGATCCAACTTCTCCTCGTTGTGTTGTTCTCTGTGTTTTATGTGGCAAGCATGACCGGAAATTCTCTCATTATGCTCACGGTGACCACTGACCCTCACTTACACTCTCCCATGTATTTTCTATTGGCCAACCTCTCTTTCATTGACTTGGGTATTTCTTCTGTCACTTCTCCCAAGATGATTTATGACCTTTTCAGAAAGCGCAAAGTCATCTCCTTTGGAGGCTGCATTGCTCAGATCTTCTTCATCCATGTCATTGGTGGTGTGGAGATGGTGCTGCTCATAGCCATGGCCTTTGACAGGTATGTGGCCATATGTAAGCCTCTCCACTACCTGACCATCATGAGCCCACGAATGTGCATCTTCTTTTTAGTGGCTGCCTGGATGACAGGCCTTATACACTCTGTGGTTCAGTTGGCTTTTGTAGTCAACTTACCCTTCTGTGGTCCTAATGTGTTGGACAGCTTTTACTGTGACCTTCCTTGGTTTATCAAACTTGCCTGTACGGATACCTACCAACTAGAGTTCATGGTCATAGCCAACAGTGGATTCATGTCTGTGCTCTGCTTCTTCATACTGATCATTTCCTATATCTTCATCATTCTCACTGTTCAGAAACACTCTTCAGCTGGTTCATCGAAGGCTCTGTCTACACTTTCAGCTCACATCACTGTGGTAGTATTGTTCTTTGGTCCTTTGATATTCTTCTATACATGGCCATCTCCATCCACACACCTGGATAAGTTTCTGGCCATCTTTGATGCAATTCTTACTCCTTTTCTGAATCCTGTCATCTACACACTCAGGAATCAAGAAATGAAGGTGGCAATTTGGGAAGTGTGCAGGCAGCTAGTGAATTACAGGAAGATCTCTTAA